The sequence ATACCTACATTGTTCCATTTGTCCCCTTCTTCAACTGaaatattttgattttttaaaatttttattaaattacttcttgttatttttaaagtattcGTTCTTAAATGTATTTCTTTTGGCATATTATTTAACTCAAGAAATAGATATAACTCTTTTAcatcaaataaataatttaaatattttatcatttcctttgaatattcataataataagaataataaaaaagcagctcttttattattgtaGATTTCTCCAgttttatattactttttcttGCATTACttattaataatagtaaGTATTTCATTCGATCTTCTATATCCTCATTTTTCataactttattatttttatatactcCTATTTCatcataatatatattttctcttttatttatgtatttttttttcattcttttttttaaacctATAATATTTACATCTATGTTCTTctcttcttttatattttcattcattccattttcttctttcaaaaatatttcgTTTTCttgttctttttcttcttttgacatttttaacatattatctttttcagTATAATGTTcgttccttttttttttataattatcttCGTCATCACTCATATAATCATTATTCATATCATCATCGGTTATATTATCACTAATAGCATCATCATAGTTTATTCCTTCATCGTCActtaattcattttcatcttctATTATATCGTCCTCTATTGAAACATATTCATCttcacttttatttatttcgaAGTTGTCATTTTCAAAAAGAGAAAATGTGTGATTcacattattttcattatttttcaaactatcatttaatttattattattgataCTATCTGAATTATtcattgaatataaaaattagttctttaaaaaaaaaaaaggaacaataataaaaataaaaataaacagtGATTTCTTCCTTATTTTAAACTTACACTccaaatttaattttttttttttttatattttaaaaaaagttcaAATTTACTTAAAGAAAATGGGTTTACaacaaatttaattataaataaattaaaatgtattttaaaaatttacgtataaatataaatatatatgtaaataaaaaatattacttgttaatattaaataaaaatattataataaaggaattttaatacaaaatgtagataatagaaaaaaaaaaaaaaaaaaaaaaaaaaaaaaaaaaaaatataaaataaaaaaaatattaattacataaaaagcataaattatttaaaaaaataaaagatttaaaaatatatgtatataaaataaatttaaaataaagatttgtatttctattataaaataataaatatataaataaaaaatagtaaaaaaatgtatgtagtataataaaaaaaggtaaaaaatatcaataaatataaaaatgaaagaatCTTCTGGTTTTCTATTGCTGTATTTGTACAacttaattaaaaatgtaaaaaaattgtattcaaatatatttttacctATTTCAGTAAAGGGATATTAGTATCTTTtctaatttgtttatttttttatttttttaaaattctcctaaaaaaatttaaactaTGAggagaaataaaattatgaagacttttaattataatttgagtaaattttactaataatatatatatatattaaaaaaagaaaaaagatattttaattttttttttcgtccaagaaatataaaataggATCTAAATGGTAGTTTCCattatgaattatttttttttggaaaataataaaaaaaaaaattgcaaagagaaataaaaagaatcaAATTGAGGGTTGTATTGTAAGCAATTCTTTTATAGTtctttaacatttttattaataagatAATTTCTTTCATGAAAacaagtataaaaaaatatataacaattctttttgttaaaaatgaagaaggaaaaagaagaattCAGTAGAATAAAAGAGAATGGAAATTACCATTCAGACtatcattataattttttacaaaaaaatagtattcaattaaaaaaaaatttattggaATGGTACTATAAATATAGGCGTAGATTACCATGGAGAAATGACAGCCCGCCTTATACAACAAATGTTCAGTTAAATGAATgtaaaaatcaaaataatattttgaattatttcattaaaaatgataaaaaaaaatatattatagaaaatattagTATAAACGAGAAAACATGTGATAGTAAAAGGGAAAAAAGagttataaaagtaaaaaaagaacAGGATAATATAGCTTCtcaaaaattgaaaaaaatgaaaaaagaaaatgcaaatgaagataataaaaaattatgtaatttAATATCAAATAGTGATAATTttgatatgaaaaaaaatgaaaatatattaatcaTTAATAAGAAAACTGAACATGAAAATGTggataattatttattagatAAAGACAATTTAAGTTTAAAAggatataaaatttatattagtGAAATAATGCTACAGCAAACAAAGGTGCACACTGTTTtgaatttttacttaaaatgGATGGATAAatggaaaaatatttttgagtTATCAAAAAGTACTTTAGATGAAGTGTTAATAGTATGGAAAGGGCTAGGTTATTACAATAGAGCAAAAAATTTATTGGAATGTTGTAAGACTGTTGtggaaaaatataatggTATATTTCcaaatgatttaaaattaCTAAAAGAATTACCAGGTATTGGTAATTATACATCTAAAGCAATAtgtattcatttatataatagaaaAGACATATGTATAGATACAAACattataagaattttttcAAGAATTACTGATAcgataaattattataattctaCCATTTTGTCTAAACATTGTGAAAAAGTTAGTCATATTTTATGTTCAGACGAATCTAATTATTCTGACTTAAGTCAGGCATTAATGGATTTAGGATCTAGTATTTGTAACAATTCTCCCCAATGCAATATTTGTcccataaataaaaattgtcttatttatttaaaaagaaataagaaaaataatttatttaatatggAACATTCTGATGATTGTGAGTTATGTattaaagaaagaaatgtagAAATCAAAAATGTTCCTCTagttaagaaaaaaaaaaaaacagataAAATATGTCTAGttttgttaataaaaaaaaaaaataatgagaaCAGAATAGATGAAAATGATTTGAATAACATTGATAATAGTAATTTAGATTATTATttgatgataaaaaataaagattctaatttattttcaatgcattatttatttccttttGTACTTCTtgataaatatgataaaCAAATATTACATTtggtaaaaatataaaaaacaaaataatattaagaagaatttaaaatacttttttatattattttaatttttttagataaattacatatattatGCGTAAAGTTAAATtcatgtttattttattatttattttatattaagaaaattttttttttttttttaataattcttaaatatgtatttataaaaattataacttttttttcatttttcataGCATTTAAATGGTATACTAAGGAATTTGAATTTAAGCAATGATCAAAAGGATTCCtttttatatgtaattaTTAAAACACTTTgtatttgcttttttttctttatttttcacTAATTTATCTGCATAATTATATGATATgtattttaatgaattttattaattaaaattttttttttcttttttagataaataattttaaacatAAATTTTCTCATCTAACATATGacacatatatttatttatgttcTATTTTGGAATATGTAAAGACAACTATTaacgttttttttttttttttatattttatctttttatatattaattattaattattaatttttcatatatttcataGAAAAATATGGCAATGAACGAAGAAGAATATACATGGATAAAGTTAAAAGACATCAAGGtatctttttcttatttatttttatgtttataaattctatattttttatttatattctttctgaattttaattttttttttttttttaaatttgtttATACATTAGTATTCATATTAATTGGcttaattttaaagaaaaaaaggaatatatatttaatatagaaattaattttttattcttttcagGATTTTACACACAACACATTTTGTCAACATATAATAgatcattataaaaaaagtatgaatgaaaaaaaaaattctctaAGTTGTAGATATAAAGATTATATAGAGAATAATTAATCGTAGgaaatactttttatttttttaatattctttataaaaatttaaaaaaagatataagaaatattaatttcagaaatttatataaatatgtaccatttttaatgtaatttaatattacaaTAACCTGATACAACAATAtttagtatttttatttataagtaTTTCCTTCAAGATCTTATTAGTGTGTAAagattaatataaaaaaaaatttcttttaaatttgaaATTATTTATCATGATAAACTTAagactttttaaaaaaaaagaaaattttttttttttttaatggactaaaaaatatgatttaaaatatttcttaaatgctcacaattttttttttgtttcttgttctcaaaaaaaaaaaaatttccatttttttattttactaataaataaatatttatatgtataaaacttttattaaaattttttaaatttaataagaaaattgtataaattaaaattcattttttagtTTAGTACAATAATAGagctaatttttttttagacaaaaaaaaaaagaaaagaaaatatatacatgtaaATAGCAAATAAGTTAGCagtaaattataaataatataatgctaatatttctatattcATTTGAAATACTGTAATTAAACACATGTGCTAACATATACAAatgttctttttttcaatttatgttgcaaaaaaaaaaaaaatttaccaatgaatatttttataaaagttaagatacttaaaaattaaatgtaaaaataaaattttaatatggGAAATAAATGTAGCTGCGCAGAAATAAGtaatgataaattaaaaatattgaatagTGAAGATGACATAACACTAAATGATTTTGACTTAGATTTAAAACAACTAGAAACTcaattatatgaaaatgatgaagaaaattatttttatcgttttcaaaataaaaacattataATGAActtagatataaaaaatgaagaagaaaaaaaaagaaatggaaACAACGAAAGAAAATGTACTATAAATgttaaaagaatattaatGTACATAAAAGAACATGAGAAAGATTTTCTTACGTTTTTTAAGGAAATAAATGTAACaagcttaatttttttaaaatatttaattatgaaTTATACAGcacatataatatatattgacacagatgttatatatataggtgAAGTTAgtgaaaaaaatgagaaaaatgGATTGGGTATAATAATAACACCAGAccaatgtatatatataggagaatttgaaaaagataaaataaccGGTTTTGGATTGTATGTTCATTTTTCAAGAAGTAAATATATTGGATACTGGAAAAATGGAAAGGCAAATAATTACGGCGTATTTATACATCCTGATGGTACTTTTTATAAGGGATTTTGGTTAAAtgataaacaaaataaaaaaggaattgaatatgtaaataacaattatgtatttttagGAAATTATGCAGAAGGAGAAAAAAATGGCTTTGGTGCTTTTATATGGAATAATGAATCTATGTACATtggtaatataaaaaataattctttttttaaaagaggtatttacttttttaatagaagtaaaatttatattggAAAGTGGAGGTATAATTGCATTCAAGGAGAATGTGAAATATTTTGGTTAGATAATAGACAATTTGTTGGTTTTCATAATAACAATTTAAAGGAAGGATTAGGAATTTATAAGTGGAATGATGGTAGAATTTACTTTGGAAATTGGTTAAATAATAAGCAACATGGTCATGGGatatttattttgattaaacatttaaaagattatgagaaatatataaataattcatttctgcttttttttaaaaacacacaaaaaattaaaaaagaatttttattaaatcttTCAAAAGAATCTTTCTTTGACAAAGGAAAGGTCAAAGATTTACTTGAAAGAATTACGAAAAAGTGTAATAACTatgatttttataatttcctAATTATCCTACTAAATATCAATTATTATAAGATGTGctctaaatattttaacttattgaaaaaaaaaaaattgaataactttaaatttaattataaattttatgagAAAATAAAGTTTTATCTTTGTTCTACTACTaatgattatttaaataagcAAAATCTTAATGAAAGCATaaaatcaattaaaaaatattcctCTAACAAAAAAGATTTATCATTACATAGTGATAATGAGAAGAAATTGTAcataaataataacaaaattgaagatataaataataacagCAAAATTACAAacaaaatagaaaaagatgaaaaaaaaaaaataaataaaatcgATAAAgaggaaaataataaatatatttcattagatagtaataatgatcatattaaaaataaaaactataaaaaatattcagtaaataataatgatatgaataaatataatttttcatctaGTGATAATAATGAAGAGGTAAgcttagaaaataataaagaaaaatattttgaagaTATTGAACTTTTGTTGACATATTTAAAttcaattaatttaaatgatatgAATGAAAgtgatataaatttatttaaccctatatttacatatggttcaaataatattattcttaAATATGGAAAGTGgaaaaatggaaaattaaaaaaatggatATATTCCAGTGGAAATTCTAAATATAGAACAAGAAGCATAagtaataaaacaaataacaaTCCTAATTTGtcaatagaaaaaaaaaatacaactgaattattttatgacaataattataatgtaattaataaatttttaaataatttatcatcTTCTGCTATTagtgatatatataaacaaaaaaaaaaaaaaaaaaaaaaacattatttGATGAAATCAAATagtaaa comes from Plasmodium relictum strain SGS1 genome assembly, chromosome: 9 and encodes:
- a CDS encoding A/G-specific adenine glycosylase, putative, with protein sequence MKKEKEEFSRIKENGNYHSDYHYNFLQKNSIQLKKNLLEWYYKYRRRLPWRNDSPPYTTNVQLNECKNQNNILNYFIKNDKKKYIIENISINEKTCDSKREKRVIKVKKEQDNIASQKLKKMKKENANEDNKKLCNLISNSDNFDMKKNENILIINKKTEHENVDNYLLDKDNLSLKGYKIYISEIMLQQTKVHTVLNFYLKWMDKWKNIFELSKSTLDEVLIVWKGLGYYNRAKNLLECCKTVVEKYNGIFPNDLKLLKELPGIGNYTSKAICIHLYNRKDICIDTNIIRIFSRITDTINYYNSTILSKHCEKVSHILCSDESNYSDLSQALMDLGSSICNNSPQCNICPINKNCLIYLKRNKKNNLFNMEHSDDCELCIKERNVEIKNVPLVKKKKKTDKICLVLLIKKKNNENRIDENDLNNIDNSNLDYYLMIKNKDSNLFSMHYLFPFVLLDKYDKQILHLHLNGILRNLNLSNDQKDSFLYINNFKHKFSHLTYDTYIYLCSILEYKNMAMNEEEYTWIKLKDIKDFTHNTFCQHIIDHYKKSMNEKKNSLSCRYKDYIENN
- a CDS encoding phosphatidylinositol-4-phosphate 5-kinase, putative, yielding MGNKCSCAEISNDKLKILNSEDDITLNDFDLDLKQLETQLYENDEENYFYRFQNKNIIMNLDIKNEEEKKRNGNNERKCTINVKRILMYIKEHEKDFLTFFKEINVTSLIFLKYLIMNYTAHIIYIDTDVIYIGEVSEKNEKNGLGIIITPDQCIYIGEFEKDKITGFGLYVHFSRSKYIGYWKNGKANNYGVFIHPDGTFYKGFWLNDKQNKKGIEYVNNNYVFLGNYAEGEKNGFGAFIWNNESMYIGNIKNNSFFKRGIYFFNRSKIYIGKWRYNCIQGECEIFWLDNRQFVGFHNNNLKEGLGIYKWNDGRIYFGNWLNNKQHGHGIFILIKHLKDYEKYINNSFLLFFKNTQKIKKEFLLNLSKESFFDKGKVKDLLERITKKCNNYDFYNFLIILLNINYYKMCSKYFNLLKKKKLNNFKFNYKFYEKIKFYLCSTTNDYLNKQNLNESIKSIKKYSSNKKDLSLHSDNEKKLYINNNKIEDINNNSKITNKIEKDEKKKINKIDKEENNKYISLDSNNDHIKNKNYKKYSVNNNDMNKYNFSSSDNNEEVSLENNKEKYFEDIELLLTYLNSINLNDMNESDINLFNPIFTYGSNNIILKYGKWKNGKLKKWIYSSGNSKYRTRSISNKTNNNPNLSIEKKNTTELFYDNNYNVINKFLNNLSSSAISDIYKQKKKKKKKHYLMKSNSKEENYDADIEQDKKEQKKKKKSSNKENEDDEKEKDEDEEVEEEEEEVYSKEKLKKEQSEGDMDDEEEKISEEEYEKELQKNHSSYISTGNIDNKISLHEKALIQHNRNTLSDKSDYEKKNKKALKKLNNSNSNNTNSTISTKNNSSSFLSKNMSSINLSFTESNKEKINYNENKTHCNTKGENSNNNHDLFYENTITKNSKNLDSKNFTSALSNESKICNKEEKNYIVKSIYSIKNKVTIESKSLEEEKEKGNIIAKERIKLLKEEEINESSSYEDDKIINEKEPKKHKKKRENKVAPIKSKNYDLPKKGFSLIWNMKKLKNAPFSTNENIIFESDKNRNVEQNNPLVKSQQKKKSFFRKFLKANKYKKKNKAIEY